Proteins co-encoded in one Actinomycetota bacterium genomic window:
- a CDS encoding glutamate--tRNA ligase — translation MDGGDHANESAVPARVRFAPSPTGHLHLGSARTALFNWLFARGQGGRMVLRIEDTDVERSRKEWEEAILDDLRWLGLDWDEGPDLGGPHSPYRQSERGEIYREHARLLVEKGWAYPCFCPPAVLEEKKRRAIEEGRPPLYDGACRDLSAREVKEREAAGERPALRFRVPEREIIFQDLLHGFVRFPAGSFGDFIILRSDGRAGFNFSVVVDDAVMGITHVIRGEDHLTNTARHLLLFDALGYPAPMYLHHSLLLGPDGGKMSKRHGATSVREYREMGYLPQALANYLALLSWSPPQGREVLDLRDLVRMFDIGDLSSSPAVFDRERLDWLNGKHLRRMPRHEVVEAAKSFAPAWSRHPHFPLMVESVLDNVTTLGELPRYLEPYGEAVVPDEHASGWLHGEVAERSLRKAMDILEAGEMRGLEDAKDMVALLKGAFADRDIAPREVLMPVRVALTGREHGPALHYLLYVLGKEECLRRLRRALGGGADR, via the coding sequence ATGGATGGCGGTGATCACGCGAACGAGTCGGCCGTGCCGGCCAGGGTGAGGTTCGCTCCCTCGCCCACCGGCCACCTTCACCTGGGATCGGCGCGCACCGCGCTTTTCAACTGGCTTTTCGCGCGCGGCCAGGGAGGAAGGATGGTCCTGCGCATCGAGGATACCGACGTGGAGCGGTCCCGCAAGGAGTGGGAAGAGGCCATTCTCGACGACCTGCGCTGGCTGGGGCTGGACTGGGACGAGGGTCCCGACCTGGGCGGGCCGCATTCTCCCTACCGCCAGAGCGAGCGCGGGGAGATCTACCGCGAACACGCGCGGCTGCTGGTGGAGAAAGGCTGGGCGTACCCCTGCTTCTGTCCTCCCGCCGTGCTGGAAGAGAAGAAGCGCAGGGCGATAGAGGAGGGTCGTCCTCCCCTCTACGACGGTGCCTGCCGCGACCTCTCGGCCCGGGAGGTCAAGGAGCGCGAGGCTGCGGGTGAACGGCCCGCACTGCGTTTCCGTGTCCCGGAGAGGGAAATAATATTCCAGGACCTCCTGCACGGCTTCGTGCGCTTTCCCGCGGGTTCCTTCGGCGACTTCATCATCCTGCGCTCCGATGGCCGAGCCGGGTTCAACTTCTCGGTGGTGGTGGACGACGCCGTCATGGGCATAACCCACGTCATACGGGGCGAGGACCATCTCACCAACACCGCGCGGCACCTGCTGCTCTTCGACGCGCTGGGCTACCCCGCGCCCATGTACCTGCACCATTCCCTCCTCCTGGGACCCGACGGGGGAAAGATGAGCAAGCGGCACGGCGCCACCTCCGTGCGCGAGTACCGGGAGATGGGCTACCTTCCCCAGGCGCTGGCCAACTACCTGGCGCTGCTCTCCTGGTCGCCCCCACAGGGTAGGGAGGTCCTCGACCTGCGGGACCTGGTGCGCATGTTCGATATCGGCGATCTTTCGTCCAGCCCGGCCGTCTTCGACCGGGAGAGGCTGGACTGGCTGAACGGAAAACATCTCCGCCGCATGCCCCGGCACGAGGTGGTGGAGGCGGCAAAAAGCTTCGCGCCGGCGTGGTCGCGGCACCCCCATTTCCCGTTGATGGTGGAGTCCGTGCTCGATAACGTCACCACCCTTGGCGAGCTCCCGCGCTACCTGGAGCCCTACGGTGAGGCCGTGGTCCCGGACGAACATGCATCGGGGTGGCTGCACGGGGAGGTGGCCGAAAGGTCCCTGCGGAAGGCCATGGATATCCTGGAAGCGGGGGAGATGCGTGGACTGGAGGACGCAAAGGACATGGTGGCGCTACTCAAGGGCGCATTCGCGGACCGGGACATCGCGCCCAGGGAAGTGCTCATGCCCGTGCGGGTGGCGCTCACCGGGAGGGAACACGGCCCCGCCCTCCATTACCTCCTTTACGTGCTCGGGAAGGAGGAATGCCTGCGGCGGCTGCGGAGGGCGCTGGGCGGAGGCGCGGACCGCTGA
- a CDS encoding cation-translocating P-type ATPase, with translation MHWHLMEGEEVLRELASSHRGLSSQEARERLERYGPNELEETGGKTPLAMLLAQFSDFMILVLIAAAVVAGAIGEVTDSLAIATIVVLNAVTGFVQEYRAEKAVQALKKMAEPTAVVIRDRMLGSVPASQLVPGDIVLLDTGRVVPADLRLLETTHLRVDESALTGESVPAEKQARPLHGDSLPLGDRRNMAYLGTFVTYGRALGVVVATGMDTELGRIAAMLQGEGEGRTPLQKRLAGFGRTLTLAILAACIAYLVAGVVRGEAWLLMFLTAIALAVAAIPEALPAVVTITLALGAKRMTRQNALVRRLPAVETLGSVTFICSDKTGTLTLNRMVVEAVYLEGELLRESDLAGRGEEFLRALALCNDARLDSRGEVIGDPTEAALLSLAEINGFDRAEQERMFPRLAEIPFEAERKCMTTFHRSPEGRVITFTKGAAEVMVGLSSTVLVDGVRKRLDADEMHEVTEKMAREGLRVLGIGMKEWESFPGTMDPEEIESDLTLLGLVGIIDPPREEALEAVSLCRTAGIRPVMITGDHPVTAAAVARRLGILDDGGEALMTGDELEAISMEEFEARVEHVQVYARVAPEQKLKIVRALKDRGQVVAMTGDGVNDAPALKAADIGVAMGVAGTDVAKEASDMILLDDNFATIVRAVREGRRIYDNILKFLKYTMASNAGTLLAVFVAPFFALPLPLRPVQILWMNLLCDSLPGLALTVERAEEDVMTRPPVLPGEQVLSKGRAFFMLRYGMLIGALTLLLQAWAHGEGMHWQTMVFTSLLVGRMAVAMVVRSEKESLFRLGLFSNPPLLGAALLIVALQAGVVYLPFCHGVFLTEPLTLAEFALSCALFFLVLIVAEAEKAFLRRRH, from the coding sequence ATGCACTGGCATCTTATGGAGGGAGAAGAGGTCCTGCGGGAGTTGGCCTCGTCTCACCGGGGGCTTTCCTCGCAGGAGGCGCGGGAGCGGCTGGAAAGGTACGGTCCCAACGAGCTGGAGGAAACGGGCGGTAAAACCCCCCTCGCCATGCTCCTGGCGCAGTTCAGCGACTTCATGATCCTCGTCCTTATCGCCGCCGCGGTCGTCGCGGGGGCCATCGGAGAGGTCACGGACTCCCTGGCCATAGCGACCATCGTGGTACTCAACGCCGTCACCGGGTTCGTTCAGGAGTACCGGGCGGAGAAGGCGGTGCAGGCGTTGAAGAAGATGGCGGAGCCCACCGCGGTGGTGATCAGGGACCGCATGCTGGGCAGCGTGCCCGCCTCCCAACTCGTGCCCGGCGACATCGTACTCCTGGACACGGGAAGGGTGGTCCCCGCCGACCTCAGGCTCCTGGAGACCACCCACCTGCGCGTGGACGAATCGGCCCTCACCGGCGAGTCGGTGCCGGCGGAGAAACAGGCGCGGCCGCTGCACGGCGATAGCCTTCCCCTCGGAGACCGCAGAAACATGGCCTACCTGGGCACCTTCGTGACCTACGGGCGCGCCCTCGGCGTGGTGGTGGCCACGGGCATGGACACGGAACTGGGGCGCATCGCGGCCATGCTGCAGGGGGAAGGGGAGGGAAGGACGCCCCTGCAGAAGCGCCTGGCAGGCTTCGGCAGAACACTCACCCTGGCCATCCTGGCTGCCTGCATCGCCTATCTCGTGGCGGGGGTCGTGCGCGGCGAAGCATGGCTGCTCATGTTTCTCACCGCCATCGCCCTGGCGGTGGCCGCCATCCCCGAAGCCCTGCCCGCCGTAGTCACCATAACCCTCGCCCTGGGGGCGAAGAGGATGACGAGGCAGAACGCCCTGGTGCGCAGGCTTCCCGCCGTGGAGACGCTGGGCTCGGTGACCTTCATCTGCAGCGACAAGACGGGAACCCTGACCTTGAACCGCATGGTGGTGGAGGCGGTGTACCTCGAGGGGGAACTCCTGCGCGAGAGCGACCTGGCGGGGCGCGGAGAGGAATTCCTCAGGGCCCTCGCCCTGTGCAACGACGCCCGCCTGGACAGCCGCGGAGAGGTCATCGGCGACCCCACCGAGGCTGCGCTTCTCTCCCTGGCGGAGATAAACGGCTTCGACAGGGCGGAGCAGGAGAGAATGTTCCCTCGCCTGGCGGAGATCCCCTTCGAGGCGGAGAGGAAGTGCATGACCACCTTCCACCGCTCGCCCGAAGGCAGGGTCATCACCTTTACCAAGGGAGCGGCCGAGGTGATGGTGGGCCTCTCGAGCACGGTGCTCGTGGACGGCGTCAGGAAGAGACTGGATGCCGACGAGATGCACGAGGTAACGGAGAAGATGGCGCGGGAAGGGCTGCGGGTGCTGGGCATCGGCATGAAGGAGTGGGAAAGCTTCCCCGGGACGATGGACCCGGAAGAGATAGAGTCGGATCTCACCCTCCTCGGGCTGGTGGGCATCATCGACCCTCCGCGCGAGGAAGCGCTGGAGGCGGTGTCCCTATGCAGGACGGCAGGCATAAGGCCGGTCATGATAACCGGCGATCACCCCGTGACGGCCGCGGCCGTGGCCCGCAGGCTGGGCATCCTGGACGACGGCGGGGAAGCCCTGATGACCGGGGATGAGCTGGAAGCGATTTCCATGGAGGAGTTCGAGGCGCGGGTGGAGCACGTGCAGGTCTACGCCAGGGTCGCTCCCGAACAGAAGCTGAAGATCGTCAGGGCCCTCAAGGACCGGGGCCAGGTGGTGGCCATGACCGGGGACGGGGTCAACGACGCCCCCGCCCTGAAGGCGGCGGATATCGGTGTGGCCATGGGCGTGGCCGGCACGGACGTGGCCAAGGAGGCGTCGGACATGATCCTCCTCGACGACAACTTCGCCACCATCGTGAGGGCGGTCAGGGAGGGGAGGCGCATCTACGACAACATCCTCAAATTCCTTAAATACACCATGGCCTCCAACGCCGGCACGCTCCTGGCCGTCTTCGTGGCGCCCTTCTTCGCCCTGCCCCTCCCGCTGCGACCGGTGCAGATACTGTGGATGAACCTGCTCTGCGACAGCCTTCCCGGCCTTGCCCTCACCGTGGAGAGGGCGGAGGAGGACGTCATGACACGGCCGCCGGTGCTCCCGGGCGAACAGGTGCTGTCGAAGGGCCGCGCCTTTTTTATGCTGAGGTACGGGATGCTCATCGGCGCCTTGACCCTGCTCTTGCAGGCATGGGCGCACGGTGAGGGCATGCACTGGCAGACGATGGTATTCACCTCGCTGCTGGTGGGCAGGATGGCCGTGGCCATGGTGGTCCGTTCCGAAAAGGAGTCGCTCTTCAGGCTGGGGCTGTTCAGCAACCCACCACTCCTGGGCGCCGCCCTGCTCATCGTCGCCCTGCAGGCGGGCGTCGTGTACCTTCCCTTCTGCCACGGGGTGTTCCTCACGGAACCCCTTACCCTCGCCGAGTTCGCGCTCTCCTGCGCGCTTTTCTTCCTGGTACTGATCGTGGCGGAGGCGGAAAAGGCGTTCCTGAGAAGGAGGCATTGA
- the phoU gene encoding phosphate signaling complex protein PhoU: protein MEARKDFHEQLEELYAETLRMGSELLQTIERTRLCFLELDHRAADEIIAGDDLFDAYRNRLEEGGLELLARQAPVAVDLRLIIVIMRIAQKFERMADLCEDIAVAVKNIHAAAVRSWMREAIDEMARRAMRLVERAMDCFKERNVEMARELDAMDDAVDRLYRGFFKEFDSGREEELEVAVRVVMIARFFERIADHAVDIGEHVRFMVEGS from the coding sequence TTGGAGGCCAGGAAGGACTTTCACGAGCAGCTGGAAGAGCTGTACGCGGAGACGCTGCGCATGGGGAGCGAGCTCCTGCAGACCATAGAGAGGACGCGGCTCTGTTTCCTGGAGCTGGACCACCGGGCCGCCGACGAGATAATAGCCGGCGACGACCTCTTCGACGCTTACCGCAACCGGCTGGAGGAGGGTGGCCTGGAGCTGCTTGCAAGGCAGGCTCCGGTGGCCGTGGACCTGAGGCTCATCATCGTCATCATGCGCATCGCCCAGAAGTTCGAGCGCATGGCCGACCTCTGCGAGGACATCGCGGTGGCGGTGAAGAACATCCACGCCGCTGCCGTACGCTCCTGGATGAGGGAGGCCATAGACGAGATGGCCCGGCGGGCCATGCGGCTGGTGGAACGGGCCATGGATTGTTTCAAGGAGCGCAACGTGGAGATGGCCAGGGAGCTGGACGCCATGGACGACGCCGTGGACCGCCTCTACCGCGGCTTCTTCAAGGAGTTCGACAGCGGGCGCGAGGAGGAGCTGGAGGTGGCCGTGCGCGTCGTCATGATCGCCCGCTTCTTCGAGCGCATCGCCGACCATGCCGTGGATATCGGGGAACACGTGCGTTTCATGGTGGAGGGATCCTAG
- a CDS encoding phosphate ABC transporter ATP-binding protein, which produces MSAEVGAPGGLREGEHAEPFVGGETGLRETGGAKFVLEGMSLFYGKQKILEDIGLEVKERSITAVIGPSGCGKSSFLRCLNRMNDLVEGCRVEGRVLLDGVDIYDRYCDPIALRQKVGMVFQKPNPFPKTVFENVAFGPRVLGIKDRVALQDIVEASLRKAALWEEVKDKLREPAMALSGGQQQRLCIARVLAVEPEVILLDEPCSALDPIATQRIEDLLVELKERYTIVIVTHNMQQAARVSDYTAFFLIERQGEPGRMIEFGETGTIFTNPSDERTERYITGRFG; this is translated from the coding sequence ATGAGCGCGGAGGTCGGCGCTCCAGGTGGCCTCCGGGAGGGTGAGCATGCGGAGCCCTTCGTCGGGGGGGAAACGGGCTTGCGTGAAACGGGGGGCGCGAAGTTCGTCCTGGAGGGTATGAGCCTTTTCTATGGAAAACAGAAGATACTCGAGGACATCGGCCTGGAAGTGAAGGAACGCAGCATAACCGCGGTCATCGGCCCTTCCGGGTGCGGCAAGTCGTCGTTTTTGCGCTGCCTCAATCGCATGAACGACCTTGTAGAGGGGTGCCGCGTGGAGGGCAGGGTGCTGTTGGACGGCGTGGACATCTACGATCGCTACTGCGACCCCATCGCCCTGCGCCAGAAGGTGGGCATGGTTTTCCAGAAGCCCAACCCCTTCCCGAAGACGGTCTTCGAGAACGTCGCCTTCGGCCCGCGTGTTCTCGGCATAAAGGACCGCGTTGCCTTGCAGGATATAGTGGAGGCCAGCCTGAGGAAGGCGGCATTATGGGAAGAGGTCAAGGACAAGCTGCGCGAGCCGGCTATGGCCCTCTCCGGCGGACAGCAGCAGCGCCTGTGCATCGCCCGCGTGCTGGCGGTGGAGCCGGAGGTCATCCTCCTCGACGAGCCCTGTTCGGCGCTCGATCCCATCGCCACGCAGCGCATCGAGGACCTGCTGGTGGAGCTGAAGGAGCGCTATACCATCGTCATCGTCACCCACAACATGCAGCAGGCTGCACGGGTGAGCGACTACACCGCCTTCTTCCTCATCGAGAGACAGGGGGAGCCGGGGCGGATGATCGAGTTCGGAGAAACGGGTACCATCTTCACCAACCCCTCGGACGAGAGGACGGAGAGGTACATAACGGGGAGATTCGGGTAG